A window of Holophagales bacterium contains these coding sequences:
- a CDS encoding TonB family protein: MSSSGPIPRLFGPYVLTRHLGADPLGGVYRAGTASGPHLAPFLLVRVFEGAGVDEAALVPAMEDASEYLEVVRGPAVAKGAVLGIVEDVPFAGIEYVPGRTLDRLFSGEGQGSIPLPVEHALLIAEKLLVALEAGKPFEKKMGAPHGFLTPGFVSISNDGDVRVYGAGLGAGLLPSLKKPAVLAAFGPYIAPEVLASGKPSGAGDIYSAATILLQALTGKVPSPGAGTDALSGAVLAVDGSPMPEDLGKLLARGLAKDPAQRETDVVAYRKTLGKLLYGGPYAPSTFNLAFFMHQRFEKAIEKERKEMGQEETIDPKPLAAAEEKKDKEVRDRARAARAAAAVAVPSFGGGTSPGTTTMGGTPVAKKPALGGLPVPLVAAGVVVVLGVAGWFLFGRGGAKPAAAPTPVPVAAATPTPMPAPTPMMVGKEDPEFQAQLQARLQEEMKKVEAQIGKEQAAAARKRTEEQAALEAAAQKTREAEEAARAASALADKEEAERLAKEAADARSREEAARRVAEAAAPRVNPGDLVDIGQVSRPPQATKVVKPEATSLARSRKVSGTVLVRVLVDENGRAAQTEVYRDTTPRVGLGEASVSAVKQWQWTPATKDGVKVKTWIVVPLPFVIK, encoded by the coding sequence TCCCAGGCTATTCGGTCCCTACGTCCTGACCCGCCACCTCGGAGCGGACCCTCTCGGCGGCGTCTACCGCGCCGGAACGGCCTCCGGACCGCACCTGGCGCCGTTCCTGCTGGTCCGTGTCTTCGAGGGCGCCGGCGTCGACGAGGCCGCTCTCGTGCCCGCCATGGAGGATGCCTCGGAGTATCTCGAGGTGGTCCGTGGCCCCGCGGTCGCGAAGGGAGCGGTCCTCGGCATCGTGGAGGACGTCCCGTTCGCCGGCATCGAGTACGTCCCCGGCCGGACGCTCGACCGCCTCTTCTCGGGCGAGGGCCAGGGCTCGATCCCGCTCCCGGTGGAGCACGCCCTCCTGATCGCCGAGAAGCTCCTCGTCGCCCTCGAGGCGGGCAAGCCCTTCGAGAAGAAGATGGGCGCGCCGCACGGCTTCCTGACGCCGGGATTCGTGTCGATCTCCAACGACGGCGACGTCCGCGTCTACGGCGCGGGCCTCGGCGCCGGGCTCCTGCCCTCCCTCAAGAAGCCCGCCGTTCTCGCCGCCTTCGGCCCCTACATCGCGCCGGAGGTCCTCGCCTCGGGCAAGCCGAGCGGCGCGGGCGACATCTACTCGGCCGCCACGATCCTCCTGCAGGCCCTCACCGGAAAGGTGCCGAGCCCCGGGGCCGGCACCGACGCCCTCTCCGGCGCGGTCCTCGCCGTCGACGGGAGCCCCATGCCGGAGGACCTCGGCAAGCTCCTCGCCCGGGGCCTCGCGAAGGACCCGGCGCAGCGCGAGACGGACGTCGTCGCCTACAGGAAGACCCTCGGCAAGCTCCTCTACGGAGGCCCCTACGCCCCCTCCACGTTCAACCTCGCCTTCTTCATGCACCAGCGGTTCGAGAAGGCGATCGAGAAGGAACGGAAGGAGATGGGGCAGGAGGAGACGATCGACCCGAAGCCTCTCGCCGCGGCCGAGGAGAAGAAGGACAAGGAGGTCCGCGACCGCGCCCGCGCGGCCCGCGCGGCGGCGGCGGTCGCCGTGCCCTCCTTCGGCGGCGGGACCTCACCGGGCACGACGACGATGGGCGGGACGCCGGTCGCGAAGAAGCCGGCTCTCGGCGGCCTCCCGGTGCCCCTCGTGGCCGCGGGGGTCGTCGTCGTCCTCGGCGTCGCCGGCTGGTTCCTCTTCGGAAGGGGCGGCGCGAAGCCGGCAGCCGCCCCCACACCGGTGCCCGTAGCCGCGGCGACGCCGACCCCGATGCCGGCTCCGACCCCGATGATGGTCGGCAAGGAGGATCCCGAGTTCCAGGCCCAGCTCCAGGCCAGGCTCCAGGAAGAGATGAAGAAGGTCGAGGCCCAGATCGGGAAGGAGCAGGCCGCGGCCGCGAGGAAGCGGACCGAGGAGCAGGCGGCGCTCGAGGCCGCCGCCCAGAAGACGCGCGAGGCCGAAGAGGCCGCGCGAGCCGCCAGCGCCCTTGCCGACAAGGAAGAAGCCGAGCGTCTCGCGAAGGAAGCCGCCGACGCCCGCTCCCGCGAGGAGGCGGCCCGCAGGGTGGCGGAAGCCGCGGCCCCGAGGGTGAATCCCGGCGACCTCGTCGACATCGGGCAGGTCTCGCGACCGCCGCAGGCGACGAAGGTCGTCAAGCCCGAGGCGACCAGCCTCGCCCGCTCCCGGAAGGTCTCGGGCACCGTCCTCGTCCGGGTCCTGGTGGACGAGAACGGCCGCGCCGCCCAGACCGAGGTCTACCGCGACACGACCCCGAGGGTCGGCCTCGGCGAGGCGAGCGTCTCGGCCGTGAAGCAGTGGCAGTGGACGCCCGCGACCAAGGACGGCGTGAAGGTGAAGACCTGGATCGTCGTCCCGTTGCCGTTCGTCATCAAGTAG
- a CDS encoding DsbA family protein, with protein MTHHRSLVLLAAATLLACRAGGAPQAPAAEKPAPVAATAPAAPQPSDPIAAAPKSADPRTEALLGWLEGFFPYGPGELTLDALDAVRIPGWRLYRAAKKFTVDERANDQAFVLADDSGKTALVGDVFVDEARLKAPKPVLGESDIDTLRELLGRFLRGRFKVTFDPSIDRPSMKGMKIQHESGYGAYDISAFVSSGDGALLLVGRAWDRGKSFAEQRRALIRLQGAPAQGPADAAVTIVEYSDMQCPFCKKRAADLDALVHKLGKDLKIRRVAKTFPISEHTWAFRAASAGRCFYEKDADAFFRWKSSVFGRQETLSVGELDTFALDFAVANDISEEAFRSCYLQGSAVTKVLDDLSEGFAVRVRSTPTYFVDGVPLSWFSDNLMEEYLRKTYLKGAGLPLAATAAPKAAPAARPAGLK; from the coding sequence ATGACCCACCACCGTTCTCTCGTACTCCTTGCCGCGGCCACGCTTCTGGCGTGCCGCGCCGGCGGCGCGCCGCAGGCCCCGGCCGCCGAGAAGCCGGCCCCGGTCGCGGCGACGGCCCCGGCCGCGCCACAGCCGTCCGATCCGATCGCCGCGGCTCCAAAGAGTGCCGACCCGAGGACCGAAGCGCTTCTCGGCTGGCTGGAGGGCTTCTTCCCGTACGGCCCCGGCGAGCTGACGCTCGACGCCCTCGACGCCGTGAGAATCCCCGGCTGGAGGCTCTACCGCGCCGCGAAGAAGTTCACCGTCGACGAGCGCGCCAACGACCAGGCCTTCGTCCTCGCCGACGACTCCGGGAAGACCGCCCTCGTCGGGGACGTCTTCGTCGACGAAGCCCGGCTGAAGGCACCCAAGCCGGTCCTGGGTGAGTCCGACATCGACACCCTCCGCGAGCTCCTCGGCCGCTTCCTGAGGGGCCGGTTCAAGGTCACGTTCGACCCCTCGATCGACCGGCCCTCGATGAAGGGCATGAAGATCCAGCACGAGTCCGGCTACGGCGCCTACGACATCTCGGCCTTCGTCTCTTCCGGGGACGGGGCCCTTCTCCTCGTCGGAAGGGCGTGGGATCGCGGGAAGAGCTTTGCCGAGCAGCGACGCGCCCTCATCCGGCTCCAGGGGGCGCCCGCCCAGGGCCCGGCCGACGCCGCGGTGACGATCGTCGAGTACTCCGACATGCAGTGCCCCTTCTGCAAGAAGAGGGCTGCAGACCTCGACGCGCTCGTCCACAAGCTGGGGAAGGATCTGAAGATCCGCAGGGTCGCCAAGACATTCCCGATCTCCGAGCACACCTGGGCGTTCCGGGCGGCCTCCGCCGGACGGTGCTTTTACGAAAAGGACGCGGACGCCTTCTTCCGCTGGAAGTCGAGCGTCTTCGGCCGGCAGGAAACGCTTTCCGTCGGCGAGCTCGACACGTTCGCCCTCGACTTCGCGGTGGCCAACGACATCTCCGAGGAGGCGTTCCGCTCCTGCTACCTGCAGGGCAGCGCCGTCACGAAGGTCCTCGACGATCTGTCCGAGGGTTTCGCGGTCCGGGTCCGTTCCACGCCGACCTACTTCGTCGACGGCGTGCCGCTCTCGTGGTTCTCCGACAATCTCATGGAGGAGTACCTCCGCAAGACTTACCTGAAGGGAGCGGGGCTCCCGCTCGCCGCGACCGCCGCACCGAAGGCGGCTCCCGCGGCGCGGCCTGCCGGCCTGAAGTAG
- a CDS encoding acetyl-CoA carboxylase biotin carboxylase subunit yields the protein MTERLLIANRGEIAVRIARACRDLGISPVAVFSDADRASLHVRLADHAVGIGPAPARESYLVPEKLIEAAKRTGARLVHPGFGFLAENAAFAKAVRDAGLVWVGPDPESIAAMGSKTESRARMKAAGVPIVPGMTTPAKGPAEIAAFGREHGFPLLLKAAAGGGGKGMRIVRAEDEVPAAFERARSEAVSFFADDAVYCELYVEKPRHVEVQVLGDRTGRVVSLGERECSLQRRHQKVLEECPSPVVSPELRARMEEAAVAAARSVSYVSAGTVEFLLARDGRFYFLEMNTRIQVEHPVTEMVYGVDLVAEMIRIALGEPISFEHRPEPRGHAIECRIYAEDPSSGFSPSPGTIHRLRWPQGPGIRVDSGVEEGDTIPLDYDPMVAKLVAFGSDRNEALRRMRRALCETRVEGIETSIPFFLALLEDPDVLSANVSTQFLESWAYPGDPAPSDDAAELALVAAAVAAARESVAVRGSSQPRPPSAWRTARPTFGHRE from the coding sequence GTGACCGAGCGGCTCCTCATCGCGAACCGCGGTGAGATCGCCGTCCGGATCGCACGAGCCTGCCGGGACCTCGGGATCTCACCCGTCGCCGTCTTTTCCGATGCCGACCGGGCCTCGCTCCACGTACGGCTCGCCGACCACGCCGTCGGCATCGGCCCGGCTCCCGCGCGCGAGTCGTACCTCGTGCCGGAGAAGCTCATCGAGGCGGCGAAGAGGACCGGGGCCCGCCTCGTTCATCCCGGCTTCGGCTTCCTGGCCGAGAACGCCGCTTTCGCGAAGGCCGTGCGCGACGCCGGGCTCGTCTGGGTCGGTCCCGACCCGGAATCGATCGCCGCGATGGGCAGCAAGACCGAGTCCCGCGCGCGGATGAAGGCCGCGGGCGTCCCGATCGTCCCGGGCATGACGACCCCCGCGAAAGGCCCGGCCGAGATCGCCGCCTTCGGGCGCGAGCACGGCTTTCCCCTCCTCCTCAAGGCGGCCGCCGGTGGAGGCGGGAAGGGAATGCGGATCGTGAGGGCCGAGGACGAGGTCCCTGCCGCCTTCGAGCGCGCCAGGAGCGAGGCCGTCTCGTTCTTCGCCGACGATGCGGTCTACTGCGAGCTCTACGTCGAGAAGCCGCGGCACGTGGAGGTCCAGGTCCTGGGCGACCGGACCGGCCGCGTCGTCTCCCTCGGCGAGCGCGAGTGCTCCCTGCAGCGGCGGCACCAGAAGGTCCTCGAGGAGTGTCCGTCCCCCGTCGTGTCGCCCGAGCTGCGGGCCCGCATGGAGGAGGCCGCCGTCGCGGCCGCCCGGTCGGTCTCCTACGTCTCTGCAGGGACGGTCGAGTTCCTCCTCGCCCGCGACGGACGCTTCTACTTCCTCGAGATGAACACGCGGATCCAGGTCGAGCACCCGGTGACCGAGATGGTCTACGGCGTCGACCTCGTCGCCGAGATGATCCGGATCGCCCTCGGCGAGCCGATCAGCTTCGAACACCGTCCCGAGCCCCGCGGGCACGCCATCGAGTGCCGGATCTATGCGGAGGACCCCTCGAGCGGCTTCTCCCCGTCGCCGGGAACGATCCACCGTCTGAGGTGGCCGCAGGGGCCGGGAATCCGCGTCGACTCGGGTGTCGAGGAGGGGGACACGATTCCCCTCGACTACGATCCGATGGTCGCCAAGCTCGTCGCCTTCGGCTCTGACCGGAACGAGGCGCTCCGCAGGATGCGTCGCGCACTCTGCGAGACGCGGGTGGAGGGGATCGAAACCTCCATTCCCTTCTTCCTCGCCCTGCTCGAAGACCCCGACGTCCTTTCCGCGAACGTTTCGACCCAGTTCCTCGAAAGCTGGGCCTACCCCGGAGACCCCGCCCCGTCCGACGACGCGGCGGAGCTGGCTCTCGTCGCGGCGGCCGTCGCCGCGGCGCGGGAGAGTGTCGCCGTCCGCGGATCGTCGCAGCCCCGGCCTCCGTCGGCCTGGCGAACCGCCCGGCCGACATTCGGACACAGGGAATGA
- a CDS encoding acyl-CoA carboxylase subunit beta encodes MRTTEERIKYLDGLRQAARLGGGEARLKKQHEAGKLSARERVELLGDPGSFEETDPFVVHRCRDFGMDGAGNSIPGDGVVSGAVRVEGRPVFVFAQDFTVFGGSLSETNAAKVCKVMDLAMKAGAPVVGLNDSGGARIQEGVASLAGYADIFLRNTLASGVVPQVSAIMGACAGGAVYSPAITDFVLMVRGTSSMFVTGPDVIKSVTHEEVTKEALGGADTHASVSGVAHIVADSDADCILKIRTLLGYLPSNNRQDPPRRECSDPCDREDVALDTLVPASANQPYDMKALIKRVVDDGELFEIHADFAKNLVVGFARLGGRPVGIVANQPDFLAGVLDIDSATKGARFVRFCDAFNVPLVTFEDVPGFLPGTQQEFGGIIRHGAKLLFAFAEATVPKVTVITRKAYGGAYCVMSSKHIRTDFNYAWPTAEIAVMGPEGAVNILYGRELAQSADPVAARKAKVEEYQELFANPYVAAQKGYVDDVILPRTTRRRLIRALDLVENKRDVLPPKKHGNIPL; translated from the coding sequence ATGAGGACGACCGAAGAGCGGATCAAGTACCTCGACGGCCTCCGGCAGGCGGCGCGGCTCGGTGGCGGCGAGGCGCGGCTGAAGAAGCAGCACGAAGCCGGAAAGCTCTCGGCGCGCGAGCGCGTCGAGCTCCTGGGCGACCCGGGCTCTTTCGAAGAAACGGACCCCTTCGTCGTCCACCGGTGCCGCGACTTCGGCATGGACGGGGCGGGGAACTCGATCCCGGGTGACGGGGTCGTCTCCGGCGCCGTCCGCGTGGAGGGGCGTCCCGTCTTCGTCTTCGCCCAGGACTTCACCGTCTTCGGAGGCTCCCTCTCCGAGACGAACGCGGCGAAGGTCTGCAAGGTGATGGACCTCGCGATGAAGGCGGGGGCGCCGGTCGTCGGCCTCAACGACTCGGGGGGCGCACGCATCCAGGAAGGGGTCGCCTCCCTCGCCGGCTACGCCGACATCTTCCTGCGCAACACGCTCGCCTCCGGCGTCGTCCCGCAGGTCTCGGCCATCATGGGCGCCTGCGCGGGCGGAGCCGTCTACTCGCCCGCCATCACCGACTTCGTCCTCATGGTGCGCGGGACCTCCTCGATGTTCGTCACCGGTCCCGACGTCATCAAGTCGGTGACCCACGAGGAGGTGACGAAGGAAGCGCTCGGGGGAGCGGATACCCACGCCTCCGTCTCCGGGGTCGCCCACATCGTGGCCGACTCCGACGCCGACTGCATCCTGAAGATCCGGACCCTCCTCGGCTACCTCCCGTCCAACAACCGGCAGGACCCGCCGCGGCGCGAATGCTCGGACCCGTGCGACCGGGAGGACGTCGCCCTCGACACCCTCGTTCCCGCGAGCGCGAACCAGCCCTACGACATGAAGGCGCTGATCAAGCGCGTCGTGGACGACGGCGAGCTGTTCGAGATCCACGCCGACTTCGCGAAGAACCTCGTCGTCGGCTTCGCGCGGCTCGGCGGACGCCCGGTCGGCATCGTCGCGAACCAGCCCGACTTCCTCGCGGGAGTCCTCGACATCGACTCGGCGACGAAGGGGGCGCGCTTCGTCCGCTTCTGCGACGCCTTCAACGTCCCGCTCGTCACCTTCGAGGACGTCCCGGGCTTCCTCCCCGGCACGCAGCAGGAGTTCGGCGGGATCATCCGGCACGGCGCCAAGCTCCTGTTCGCCTTCGCCGAGGCGACCGTCCCCAAGGTCACGGTCATCACGCGCAAGGCCTACGGCGGCGCCTACTGCGTCATGTCGTCAAAGCACATCCGCACCGACTTCAACTACGCCTGGCCGACGGCCGAGATCGCCGTCATGGGCCCGGAGGGCGCGGTCAACATCCTCTACGGCCGCGAGCTGGCGCAGAGCGCCGACCCCGTTGCGGCGCGCAAGGCGAAGGTCGAGGAGTACCAGGAGCTCTTCGCCAACCCCTACGTCGCCGCCCAGAAGGGCTACGTCGACGACGTCATCCTTCCCCGGACGACCCGCCGCCGCCTCATCCGCGCCCTCGACCTCGTCGAGAACAAGCGCGACGTCCTCCCCCCCAAGAAGCACGGAAATATCCCCCTATGA
- a CDS encoding DUF507 family protein, which translates to MAAPDARIAACAAFVARRLIESGLVRAKSPAEVRRVVEATLAFDRDRERQLEVEVDKLLRANTGALGGAGFDYSEVFRKAKRLLAEKKKIPL; encoded by the coding sequence ATGGCCGCCCCGGACGCCCGAATCGCCGCGTGCGCCGCCTTCGTGGCGCGGCGCCTCATCGAATCCGGCCTCGTGAGGGCGAAGTCGCCCGCCGAGGTTCGCAGGGTCGTCGAGGCCACGCTCGCCTTCGACCGCGACCGCGAGCGCCAGCTGGAAGTCGAGGTCGACAAGCTCCTCCGCGCCAACACCGGCGCGCTCGGCGGGGCCGGGTTCGACTACTCCGAGGTCTTTCGGAAAGCCAAGCGCCTGCTCGCGGAGAAGAAGAAAATTCCGCTCTGA
- a CDS encoding TldD/PmbA family protein, with amino-acid sequence MGSPADLMRDADDAVKLVSGLLRRGESGEAFRERTRTETWTASESGLLAPALAEESGTAVRIRREGSLLLVARSGAGPEALRDAVREAGRRAGNAPFFKAHRGAAPAPPPAGAERPEEEEGRTAALAAAFARALPDPRGLVLSVEVSRVVTERTVVTPRAFLPCGVRTRLVASGTIRRAGSERPFSFQSARPFGEAADALAAALRDAARPSSGLPPAPGPVDVVFSPSAASVFWHEVVGHALEADAGERGSVLSRVKGAAVAPAGLDIVDDPGRGDLPGAYGVDDEGTLARAVPLLAGGVVTGLLSDRRSGAVDSNGHGRTSSFRRPPRVRMSNLVACAGEASLEELLDRCGDGLYVREVASGSADPESGRFVLLVSAADGIRRGRRSSPLAPFALSGEILSALASVEETWGSDVLPATGLSVCVKGGDAVPVGGAAAALLVRGLTARAARR; translated from the coding sequence ATGGGCAGCCCGGCGGATCTGATGCGCGACGCGGACGACGCGGTGAAGCTCGTCTCGGGGCTCCTGCGCCGGGGCGAGTCGGGCGAAGCCTTTCGCGAGCGGACCCGCACCGAGACGTGGACCGCCTCCGAGTCCGGGCTCCTCGCCCCCGCGCTCGCCGAGGAGAGCGGGACGGCGGTGAGGATCCGGCGCGAGGGGAGCCTCCTCCTCGTGGCGCGCTCCGGAGCCGGCCCCGAGGCGCTGCGGGACGCGGTCCGGGAAGCGGGGCGGCGCGCGGGAAACGCCCCTTTCTTCAAGGCGCACCGTGGCGCCGCGCCCGCCCCGCCGCCGGCCGGCGCGGAGAGGCCGGAAGAGGAGGAAGGGCGGACGGCGGCGCTCGCCGCGGCGTTCGCGCGCGCCCTCCCCGATCCGCGCGGCCTGGTGCTGTCCGTCGAGGTCTCGCGCGTCGTGACCGAGCGGACGGTCGTCACGCCCCGGGCGTTCCTGCCGTGCGGCGTGCGAACGCGGCTCGTCGCCTCGGGGACGATCCGCCGGGCGGGCTCGGAACGGCCGTTCTCGTTCCAGTCGGCACGCCCCTTCGGCGAGGCGGCGGACGCACTCGCCGCCGCGCTCCGCGATGCGGCCCGTCCCTCGTCGGGCCTTCCCCCCGCACCGGGCCCTGTCGACGTCGTCTTTTCCCCGTCGGCCGCCTCGGTCTTCTGGCACGAGGTGGTCGGCCACGCCCTCGAGGCGGACGCGGGCGAACGCGGTTCGGTCCTCTCCCGCGTGAAAGGGGCCGCGGTCGCTCCTGCCGGCCTCGACATCGTCGACGACCCGGGCCGGGGCGACCTCCCGGGTGCCTACGGGGTCGACGACGAGGGAACGCTCGCGCGCGCCGTGCCGCTCCTGGCGGGCGGCGTCGTCACGGGGCTCCTGTCCGACCGGCGCTCCGGCGCCGTCGACTCGAACGGCCACGGCCGGACCTCGAGCTTCCGGCGCCCGCCTCGGGTCCGGATGTCGAACCTCGTCGCCTGCGCGGGGGAGGCGAGCCTCGAGGAGCTGCTCGACCGGTGCGGCGACGGCCTCTACGTCCGGGAGGTGGCGAGCGGCTCGGCCGATCCCGAGTCGGGGCGGTTCGTCCTCCTCGTCTCGGCCGCCGACGGGATCAGACGCGGCCGGAGGAGCTCGCCGCTGGCCCCCTTCGCCCTGTCCGGAGAGATCCTCTCCGCTCTCGCCTCCGTCGAGGAGACGTGGGGCAGCGACGTCCTTCCCGCAACGGGCCTCTCCGTCTGCGTGAAAGGGGGCGACGCGGTCCCCGTGGGGGGCGCGGCCGCGGCGCTCCTGGTCCGCGGCCTGACGGCACGGGCGGCGCGCCGGTGA
- a CDS encoding TldD/PmbA family protein: MTHGADDRLFERVLDASAGDGAGAELYERRGALLELTEDEEGSTLLESHERGLALRLFKAGRSAFAAAGPDRSEYLPAEARRRLPRARARRGVRLPGPAAGEIAEHRPLSDPPPPDADLARTLLTSFRQALTASGRGAVTVRDASVSLGERAERLATTAGRDATWGSRLATLVATVVGRSSAGRFSARVVGAASRPEELPVARLARHAADRVLLPLNGRPFEATRADILLDPLVAAHLVGRLAPLFFGDEEEALLAARTREGRDALAAPLVSLVDDAAAPGGLVRGVRDGEGTLQGRTRLVDRGMPFGRLTDIAAAGRLSRSPSGSAVRVAWSAPPRIGLTNFFVDPLPGVSPLDLLGSVGRGLYAAVLLERPEVDLSADTFRLVVAGYVVEKGRATERVSEATVSGRLSDFLRGIAGIGDDLKFALGGTGSAGSPTLLVPRWKTG; this comes from the coding sequence GTGACGCACGGCGCCGACGACCGCCTCTTCGAACGGGTGCTCGACGCCTCGGCGGGCGACGGCGCGGGGGCCGAGCTCTACGAGCGGCGCGGCGCCCTCCTGGAGCTGACCGAGGACGAGGAGGGATCGACACTCCTCGAGTCTCACGAGCGAGGGCTCGCCCTCCGGCTCTTCAAGGCGGGACGCTCCGCGTTCGCGGCCGCGGGGCCCGACCGCTCCGAGTACCTTCCCGCCGAAGCGCGCCGGCGCCTGCCCAGGGCCCGCGCGCGGCGCGGCGTGCGGCTTCCGGGCCCGGCGGCCGGCGAGATCGCCGAGCACCGCCCGCTCTCCGACCCGCCTCCCCCCGACGCCGACCTCGCCCGGACGCTCCTGACCAGCTTCCGCCAGGCGCTCACCGCCTCCGGTCGCGGGGCGGTGACGGTGCGCGACGCCTCGGTCTCGCTCGGAGAGAGGGCGGAACGGCTCGCCACGACGGCGGGGCGCGATGCGACGTGGGGAAGCCGTCTCGCGACACTCGTGGCCACGGTCGTCGGCCGCTCCTCTGCCGGACGCTTCTCGGCCCGCGTGGTGGGCGCCGCTTCGCGCCCCGAGGAGCTGCCTGTGGCGCGCCTCGCACGGCACGCCGCCGACCGGGTCCTCCTGCCGCTCAACGGCCGGCCATTCGAGGCGACGAGGGCCGACATCCTCCTCGATCCCCTCGTCGCCGCTCACCTCGTGGGCCGGCTCGCACCCCTGTTCTTCGGCGACGAGGAAGAAGCCCTCCTGGCGGCTCGGACCCGCGAAGGGCGGGACGCGCTCGCCGCACCCCTCGTTTCCCTCGTGGACGACGCCGCCGCCCCGGGCGGGCTCGTCCGGGGGGTGCGGGACGGCGAGGGGACGCTCCAGGGGCGGACCCGCCTCGTCGACCGCGGGATGCCGTTCGGCCGCCTCACCGACATCGCCGCGGCGGGCCGCCTCTCCCGCTCCCCCTCCGGAAGCGCCGTCCGGGTCGCGTGGAGCGCGCCGCCGCGGATCGGCCTGACGAACTTCTTCGTCGATCCCCTGCCCGGAGTCTCCCCTCTCGACCTGCTGGGAAGCGTGGGGAGAGGCCTCTACGCCGCGGTCCTCCTCGAGAGACCCGAGGTGGACCTTTCCGCAGACACGTTCCGGCTCGTCGTCGCCGGGTACGTCGTGGAGAAGGGACGGGCCACGGAAAGGGTGTCTGAGGCCACGGTCTCCGGCCGTCTCTCCGATTTCCTCCGGGGGATCGCCGGCATCGGGGACGACCTGAAGTTCGCGCTCGGAGGCACCGGGAGCGCCGGCTCGCCGACGCTCCTCGTGCCGCGCTGGAAAACCGGCTGA
- a CDS encoding tetratricopeptide repeat protein — protein MFVPFHKAFLAGAVLAASLGASPAAGKDVYRASLDPAIPHHAAILETISKIEQSPSDATLHNDLGCLVAWDGFWRDALRSFDTAAELAPADSRPSFNAGLVEALRGEWGSARSRFRRAVKTDPGNWPAWWMLGFAEETLGNESAAINAYSKSLRVDTSLFDARVNPFAVATRLRARVLLETYQRRRVDAAIPFSNQLSDPSRVAAFFQNRAKAPQAIVEIEEPPRTGPVVTSVPPPTSARPMVVPSTTEPLTRRRRAYSQRTGSEGDGPIEVSPAPAREVPDSAAPAAAPVPGLEEGSAAPGTGVVPVPAPTGAPRRVPAPGPGGPPEPPKGD, from the coding sequence ATGTTCGTTCCGTTCCATAAGGCGTTCCTCGCGGGCGCGGTCCTCGCGGCGTCCCTCGGCGCATCTCCCGCGGCCGGCAAGGATGTCTACAGGGCGTCGCTCGACCCGGCGATTCCTCACCACGCCGCCATCCTGGAGACGATCTCGAAGATCGAGCAGAGCCCGTCGGACGCCACCCTCCACAACGACCTCGGCTGCCTCGTGGCGTGGGACGGCTTCTGGCGCGACGCCCTCCGGTCTTTCGACACGGCCGCCGAGCTCGCTCCAGCGGACTCCCGGCCTTCCTTCAACGCCGGCCTCGTCGAGGCCCTTCGCGGCGAGTGGGGGTCCGCCCGGTCCCGCTTCCGCCGGGCGGTGAAGACCGATCCGGGCAACTGGCCGGCCTGGTGGATGCTCGGCTTCGCGGAGGAGACGCTCGGAAACGAGAGCGCCGCGATCAACGCCTACTCGAAGTCGCTCCGGGTCGACACGTCGCTTTTCGATGCCAGGGTCAACCCGTTCGCCGTGGCGACCCGTCTGCGGGCGCGGGTCCTCCTCGAAACGTACCAACGGAGACGGGTCGACGCCGCGATACCGTTCTCGAACCAGCTGTCGGATCCGTCCCGGGTCGCCGCGTTCTTCCAGAATCGTGCGAAGGCGCCGCAGGCCATCGTCGAGATCGAGGAGCCTCCCCGGACCGGGCCCGTCGTGACGAGCGTGCCGCCCCCGACCTCCGCACGTCCGATGGTGGTGCCGTCGACGACGGAACCGCTGACGCGCCGCCGCAGGGCCTATTCCCAGCGCACGGGGAGCGAGGGTGACGGGCCGATCGAGGTTTCGCCCGCGCCGGCCCGCGAGGTACCGGACTCTGCGGCACCCGCCGCGGCGCCGGTTCCCGGGCTCGAAGAGGGAAGCGCGGCGCCCGGCACGGGTGTCGTGCCCGTGCCGGCCCCCACGGGAGCGCCGCGTCGGGTGCCGGCTCCAGGACCGGGAGGGCCGCCCGAGCCGCCGAAGGGCGACTGA